One segment of Pangasianodon hypophthalmus isolate fPanHyp1 chromosome 10, fPanHyp1.pri, whole genome shotgun sequence DNA contains the following:
- the gjb9a gene encoding gap junction protein beta 9a, with the protein MNWSGLQILLSGVNQYSTAFGRVWLSVVFVFRVLVFVVAAQRVWGDDNKDFVCNTRQPGCTNVCYDSIFPISHIRLWALQLIFVTCPSLLVVAHVKLREEKDKKYIKVHKGEHLYTHPGKKRGGLWWTYMLSLLFKVGFDSAFLYILYYIYDGFDMPRLSKCSLEPCPNMVDCFISRPTEKKIFTLFMVVTSALCILMCVCEICYLVGKKIYKALIRGKVPGRVPCEHATDGANQRQKHRIDPTLTSVENLSLLKQTETYPEKSKI; encoded by the coding sequence ATGAACTGGTCAGGACTGCAGATCCTCCTCAGCGGGGTGAACCAATACTCTACTGCTTTTGGTCGTGTTTGGCTCTCCGTGGTGTTTGTGTTCAGGGTGTTGGTGTTTGTCGTAGCAGCGCAGCGCGTTTGGGGCGATGACAACAAAGACTTTGTGTGCAACACAAGGCAGCCTGGCTGCACCAATGTGTGTTACGACAGCATCTTTCCCATCTCTCACATTCGCCTCTGGGCTCTGCAGCTTATCTTCGTTACCTGCCCATCCCTCTTGGTGGTGGCTCATGTCAAattgagagaagagaaagacaaaaagtaCATAAAAGTGCACAAGGGTGAACATCTGTACACCCACCCAGGGAAAAAGCGAGGTGGGCTGTGGTGGACTTACATGCTCAGCCTTTTGTTCAAAGTGGGATTTGATAGTGCCTTTCTCTACATCCTCTATTACATCTATGACGGCTTTGACATGCCACGTCTCTCCAAGTGCTCTCTGGAGCCGTGTCCGAATATGGTGGACTGTTTCATCTCGCGGCctacagaaaagaaaatcttcACGCTCTTTATGGTGGTTACGTCTGCATTATGCATCCTGATGTGCGTGTGTGAAATATGCTATCTGGTCggaaagaaaatatataaagcacTAATTAGGGGAAAGGTTCCTGGAAGGGTGCCTTGTGAGCATGCTACAGATGGTGCAAATCAGAGACAGAAACATAGAATAGATCCGACCCTCACCAGTGTGGAAAACCTCAGCTtgttaaaacaaacagaaacatatcctgaaaaaagtaaaatttag